The DNA region AAACTCCCCGTGGTACGCCTCGCCTCTTTCAAAATCAGCAACTTCAACTTTTCCAGCGCAACATCCGACGACGGGTGGTCGTTTCTGACGGCGGATACAACGGCGGTGCTCGATTTCAGAAACCCTAACGGAAAGCTGAGGTTTTACTACGGAGATGCTGACGTGGCTGTGATTCTCGGAGAGAAAGACTTTGAGACCAACCTAGGGTCAACGGAAGTCAAAGGCTTTGTTGAGAAGCCAGGGAATCGGACGGCTGTGATTGTCCCGACGAGGGTGAGGAAACGACAGGTGGATGATCCGACGGCGAAGAGGCTACGGACAGAGCTGAAGAGTAAGAAGCTGTTGGTGAAGGTGACAGCTAAGGCTAAGGTTGGATTGGCTGTGGGAAGTCGCAAGATTGTTACTGTGGGAGTTAGCCTCAGATGTGGAGGCGTTAGGTTACAGACGCTTGACTCGCAAATGGCCAAGTGCACCATCAAAATGCTTAAATGGTACGTTACgattatttaatcaaataattttccCCAAGTACTTTA from Camelina sativa cultivar DH55 chromosome 3, Cs, whole genome shotgun sequence includes:
- the LOC104758994 gene encoding uncharacterized protein LOC104758994; protein product: MEQKQPTIAGDEEIAAEKPLRPAFQKPPGFGDQQNPPPGTTTLPRRRPRPIHPASFYPDEKKRRCSFFRFFCCCVCIFVAVILLLILIAIAVFFLWYSPKLPVVRLASFKISNFNFSSATSDDGWSFLTADTTAVLDFRNPNGKLRFYYGDADVAVILGEKDFETNLGSTEVKGFVEKPGNRTAVIVPTRVRKRQVDDPTAKRLRTELKSKKLLVKVTAKAKVGLAVGSRKIVTVGVSLRCGGVRLQTLDSQMAKCTIKMLKWIILRS